The genome window CTTGCACGCTTCGCCGTAGCCAGCACGATAGAATAACGGCTGTTGACGATCTTGGTCGCCCCCTCTTCTACGTCCTGGTTCACTACCTTCATCAAATCACTATAAGATGGATGTAACATATAATCCTGCTCCTTTCAAATCTTCCCTACAATTCTTCCAGTTCTCTTCGTATCCGTCCGATAAACTCGGCATTGCGGTTCACCCGCTCATGCTCGGACTGGATAATATGATGCATCTCTTTCACACAGATCTCCAGGTCATCATTGATCACCAGATAATCATAATGATCCATTCCCTGAGACTCTTCCACTGCGCGCTTCATCCTGGACTCGATCACTTCCATGGTCTCCGTTCCCCGTCCGACCAGCCGTTCCTTCAGCACCTTCGCGCTGGGCGGCGTCACGAACAGGAGCAAGGTATCAGGATATCTCTCCTTCACCTTAAGCGCACCTTGTATCTCGATCTCCAGCACCACATCTTTTCCGGATGCCAGCTGGTTTACGACATACTCCTTGGGAGTACCATAGTAATTATTCACGTATCTAGCATACTCTATTAGTTCGTCCTGCGCAATCATTTTTTCAAATTCCTCAGTCGATTTGAAAAAATATTCTCTTCCGTCCTCCTCACCCGGCCTCGGGCTTCTGGTCGTAGCCGAAATCGATAACGCATAATTGTCGTATTCCTCCAGGAGCCGCTTCATAAGCGTCCCTTTTCCTGCCCCCGAAAATCCGGATACGACGATAAGAATTCCCTTGTTCTTACTCATAGCAAGCACTCCTGACTCTTTAAAATAAATGTGTACCGCTTACTGGTCCCACATCAAAACTGAACATAGATTATACCACAAAGTCCCGTAGTTTTCAAAGGGTTATTCGATATTTTGTATCTGTTCACGCACCTTTTCAATCTCCGTCTTCAGATCGATAGCGTGATTGGAAACTTCAAGGTCATTCGCCTTGGAAAGGATCGTATTCGCCTCACGGTTCATCTCCTGAGCGATGAAATCCAGCTTACGCCCGATTCCGTCCGCAGTCTCCAGCGTATCCTTCATATGCTTGATATGGCTCTTCAGCCGCACGATCTCCTCATCTGTACAGATCTTGTCCGCGAAGATCACGACCTCCGCCGCGAGTCTTCCCTCCTCAATCTGTGCATCTCCGAGAAGCTCCTTTACCTTCGTCTCCAGTTTCTCGCGGTACTCCGCCACGATCTGCGGGGAACGCTCCTCGATATATGCCACCTTCTCCAGCATCCCGTCCAGTTTCGTAATAATATCGTGCTTCAGGTTCTCCCCCTCAGCCGTCCTGGTCTCCACGAACTGGGCAAATGCTCCCTCCAGCGCTTTCTTTAAGCTGTTCCAGAGTTCTTCCTCATTCACGGTCCGCTCTTCCATAGTCACGACCTCCGGGCACCGCGACACGGTGGATACCCGGATATCATTATCCAGCCCGAAATCCTCCTGAATCTTCTTAAAGCAAGCCATATATTCGGCCGCCAGAGTCTGATTATATTTCAGTGAGACCTGCGCCTCCGATAAATCCTCGTAAGAAATGAAAATGTCGACCTTACCCCTTTGCGCATAGCCCTTCAGCAAATTGCGGATCGCAGTCTCAAAATAATTCAATTTCTTCGGCATGCGGATTCCTACGTCCAGATACCGGTGATTCACTCCTTTGATCTCAACTGTAAACTTTCTCTGCGCCTCGGACACTTCACACCGTCCAAAGCCTGTCATACTTTTTATCATCTGATTGTCCTCTTTTTCACGGCTGTCTGTGCAGCCAAATTTCGCTAGAATATATTATAATTTATTTGCCAGGGTGAGTCAATAAAAAGCAGGGAAAGAATCAATAAAGAGCTGCTAATTTCCAATAAAAAGCAGAATTTTCTATTTTACCACTTTTGCCTTTTTGAATCTCATGCTATACTAAAGAACGTCCACCGGACATTTTTTGCATAGCACGTCAACTTAATTTTTGTGCATGCAGTTTACCCTTGCGCATAGGTTACAAATTTAACATATCCATGTGCAGAACCAGATAGCGAACATTATTTACATTTTTCAGACAGGAGTTTAACCATATGGCTTTCGACGGAATTACAATCGCCAATATCGTAAAAGAATTAAATGATACTATATTAAATGGAAGAATCAATAAAATAGCGCAGCCGGAGACGGACGAACTTTTGCTGACCATCAAGACCCCAAATGGTCTGAAAAGACTCAGCATTTCAGCCAGCGCCTCCCTGCCGCTCATTTTCCTGACAGAGGAGAATAAGCCCAGTCCCATGACCGCGCCCAATTTCTGCATGCTACTGCGCAAATACGTGGGCAGCGGCCGGATCACGGCAATCACACAGCCCAGCCTTGAGCGGATCATTCAGATTGATATCGAGCATCTGGATGAATTGGGAGATTTGTGCCAGAAACGCCTGATCGTAGAGATCATGGGAAAACACAGCAACATTATTTTCTGCAACGAAAACGGAATGATCCTGGACAGCATCAAGCACGTTTCCGCTCAGATGAGTTCCTTCCGGGAGGTTCTTCCAGGCAGGACTTATTTCATACCGGAAACGACGCAAAAAGCCTGCCCTCTCACCGTAGAGGAGTCCGACTTTGTCCGCCTTCTCTCAGAGAAGCCGATGCCGCTTAGCAAGGCTATCTACAACAGCTTTACCGGCATCAGCCCTGTTGCGGCGGAGGAGATCTGCTATCTCTCCGG of Roseburia hominis contains these proteins:
- a CDS encoding YicC/YloC family endoribonuclease yields the protein MIKSMTGFGRCEVSEAQRKFTVEIKGVNHRYLDVGIRMPKKLNYFETAIRNLLKGYAQRGKVDIFISYEDLSEAQVSLKYNQTLAAEYMACFKKIQEDFGLDNDIRVSTVSRCPEVVTMEERTVNEEELWNSLKKALEGAFAQFVETRTAEGENLKHDIITKLDGMLEKVAYIEERSPQIVAEYREKLETKVKELLGDAQIEEGRLAAEVVIFADKICTDEEIVRLKSHIKHMKDTLETADGIGRKLDFIAQEMNREANTILSKANDLEVSNHAIDLKTEIEKVREQIQNIE
- the gmk gene encoding guanylate kinase, coding for MSKNKGILIVVSGFSGAGKGTLMKRLLEEYDNYALSISATTRSPRPGEEDGREYFFKSTEEFEKMIAQDELIEYARYVNNYYGTPKEYVVNQLASGKDVVLEIEIQGALKVKERYPDTLLLFVTPPSAKVLKERLVGRGTETMEVIESRMKRAVEESQGMDHYDYLVINDDLEICVKEMHHIIQSEHERVNRNAEFIGRIRRELEEL